Proteins encoded by one window of Sorex araneus isolate mSorAra2 chromosome 3, mSorAra2.pri, whole genome shotgun sequence:
- the PIGH gene encoding phosphatidylinositol N-acetylglucosaminyltransferase subunit H, producing the protein MEDARCFSDIYGGRLALQRRYHSQSCREFCVVCPRLSLRSLTAVTCVVWLAAYGLFTLCENSMILSAAIFITLIGLLGYLHFVKIDQETLLIIDSLGIQMTSSYASGKESTTFIEMGKVKDIVINEAIYMQKVIYYLCILLKDPIEPYGISQVVPVFQSAKPRLDCLIEVYRSCQEILAHHKDAAVSS; encoded by the exons ATGGAGGACGCCAGGTGCTTCTCGGATATCTACGGCGGCCGCCTGGCCCTGCAGCGCCGCTACCATTCCCAGTCGTGCCGGGAGTTCTGCGTCGTCTGCCCCCGGCTCTCGTTGCGCTCGCTCACCGCCGTCACTTGCGTCGTGTGGCTGGCGGCCTACGGACTGTTCACTCTCTGCGAG AACAGCATGATTCTCTCTGCTGCCATCTTCATCACCCTCATAGGCCTGCTTGGTTATCTTCATTTTGTGAAGATTGATCAGGAGACTCTGTTAATCATCGATTCCCTTGGCATCCAGATGACTTCATCCTATGCCTCAGGCAAAGAAAGTACCACCTTTATTGAGATGGGCAAGGTGAAGGATATTGTTATTAATGAGGCTATTTATATG CAAAAGGTGATTTACTACCTCTGCATTTTATTGAAGGATCCAATAGAACCTTATGGAATATCCCAAGTAGTACCTGTCTTTCAG AGTGCCAAGCCCCGGCTGGACTGCTTGATTGAAGTGTACAGGAGCTGTCAGGAGATCCTGGCACACCACAAAGACGCAGCCGTGAGTTCCTGA